One Kitasatospora sp. NBC_01266 genomic window carries:
- a CDS encoding SAM-dependent methyltransferase, translating to MNREQISELAHADHPIKSPLDDDSVRRLLEHGLPRGDERVLDLGCGTGEWLLRALAAHPRLRAEGVDISEDALTRAREAASALGVQERLVLHHQEAADFSSPHGFDLVLSVGAAHAFGGLLPALAAARERLAPGGRVLIGDGFWDREPSHEAVEMLGNFTDLATTMDRVVADGWTPVHGHVSTRSELDDYEWACWGSLASWALDHPAEPDSAQVLETAATRRSEWLRVYRDTLGFVCLVLRRTSD from the coding sequence GTGAATCGCGAACAGATCTCCGAGCTCGCCCATGCCGATCACCCGATCAAGTCCCCGCTCGACGACGACTCGGTGCGCCGGCTGCTGGAGCACGGCCTGCCGCGCGGCGACGAGCGGGTACTCGACCTCGGCTGCGGCACGGGGGAGTGGCTGCTGCGCGCGCTGGCCGCGCACCCGCGGCTGCGGGCCGAGGGGGTCGACATCTCCGAGGACGCCCTGACCCGGGCCCGTGAGGCAGCGAGCGCCCTCGGTGTCCAGGAGCGTCTGGTGCTCCACCACCAGGAAGCCGCCGACTTCTCCTCCCCGCACGGGTTCGACCTGGTGCTCAGCGTCGGGGCCGCGCATGCCTTCGGCGGCCTGCTCCCCGCCCTCGCGGCGGCGCGCGAGCGGCTGGCGCCGGGTGGACGCGTGCTGATCGGTGACGGCTTCTGGGACCGTGAGCCCTCCCACGAGGCCGTCGAGATGCTCGGGAACTTCACCGACCTGGCGACCACGATGGACCGGGTCGTCGCCGACGGCTGGACTCCGGTCCACGGGCACGTCAGCACGCGCAGTGAACTGGACGACTACGAGTGGGCCTGCTGGGGGTCGCTCGCCTCCTGGGCGCTGGACCACCCGGCCGAGCCGGACAGCGCGCAGGTGCTCGAAACAGCCGCCACCCGCCGCTCCGAATGGCTGCGCGTCTACCGGGACACCTTGGGGTTCGTCTGCCTGGTGCTGCGTCGGACGTCCGACTGA
- a CDS encoding GntT/GntP/DsdX family permease — protein sequence MMAASASSSAQLAHTVGRAAAQAATTAWTGHDSWLLAVVGISIGLVVVLISWLKLHAFLALMIGAFSVSLLSGEGVGKVANSFTTGLGNITGKVGILIILGAVLGRLMADSGGIDQIVTTLTRAVGPKGLPWVVTLVACLVGLSMFFEVGFVLLVPLVLQIAKRADYPVLRVGIPAMAGLATVHALVPPHPGVLVAISAVHASIGLTLVYGLIVAVPCAIVVGPLFTAYAWPRVEAVIPESALAAFTTGGAPGGAAAAAEGAAAAREGAAPRRLPRFSVTIATVLLPIVLMMLKAGCDTFDWGHGTAYTLLEFLGTPVVSLLVAVLVALGTFGYAVGASRRQVQESLSRSFPPIAGVLVIVGAGGGYSQALADSGVNAAIGQAAGHLHIPLLLLAWLVAALMRTATGSGTVATVAAAGIIGPLAHHLGSTQAALLALALGSGAAFLGHVNDASFWMFKEYFGLSVGGTLRTWTVAHTLLSLTSLAGVLVLNAALG from the coding sequence ATGATGGCAGCGTCGGCATCATCGTCCGCCCAGCTCGCGCACACCGTGGGCCGGGCCGCCGCCCAGGCCGCGACCACCGCCTGGACCGGCCACGACAGCTGGCTCCTGGCGGTGGTGGGGATATCGATAGGCCTGGTCGTCGTCCTGATCAGCTGGCTGAAGCTGCACGCTTTCCTGGCCCTGATGATCGGTGCGTTCAGCGTCTCGCTGCTCTCCGGTGAAGGTGTGGGAAAGGTCGCGAATTCCTTTACCACCGGGCTCGGGAACATCACCGGAAAAGTCGGCATCCTCATCATTCTCGGCGCGGTGCTGGGCCGGCTGATGGCCGACTCCGGGGGCATCGACCAGATCGTGACCACGCTCACCAGAGCCGTCGGCCCCAAGGGCCTGCCGTGGGTGGTCACCCTGGTCGCCTGCCTGGTGGGGCTGTCGATGTTCTTCGAGGTCGGCTTCGTCCTGCTGGTGCCGCTGGTGCTGCAGATCGCCAAGCGGGCCGACTACCCGGTGCTGCGGGTCGGCATTCCCGCGATGGCCGGGCTCGCCACCGTGCACGCGCTGGTGCCGCCGCACCCCGGGGTGCTGGTGGCGATCAGCGCCGTGCACGCCTCGATCGGCCTCACCCTGGTCTACGGGCTGATCGTGGCGGTGCCCTGCGCCATCGTGGTCGGGCCGCTGTTCACCGCCTACGCCTGGCCGCGGGTCGAGGCCGTCATCCCCGAGTCGGCGCTGGCCGCCTTCACCACCGGGGGCGCACCCGGGGGCGCCGCGGCAGCAGCTGAGGGCGCCGCGGCAGCACGTGAGGGCGCCGCGCCGCGCCGGCTGCCGCGCTTCTCGGTGACGATCGCCACCGTGCTGCTGCCGATCGTCCTGATGATGCTCAAGGCCGGCTGCGACACCTTCGACTGGGGTCACGGCACGGCGTACACCCTGCTCGAGTTCCTGGGCACGCCGGTGGTCTCGCTGCTGGTGGCGGTGCTGGTGGCGCTGGGCACCTTCGGCTACGCGGTGGGCGCCTCGCGCCGCCAGGTGCAGGAGTCGCTCTCCCGCTCCTTCCCGCCGATCGCGGGCGTGCTGGTGATCGTCGGCGCGGGCGGCGGCTACTCGCAGGCGCTGGCCGACTCGGGCGTCAACGCCGCGATCGGCCAGGCCGCCGGCCACCTGCACATCCCGCTGCTGCTGCTCGCCTGGCTGGTGGCGGCGCTGATGCGGACGGCGACCGGCTCCGGCACGGTGGCCACCGTCGCCGCGGCCGGCATCATCGGCCCGCTGGCGCACCACCTCGGCTCCACCCAGGCGGCGCTGCTCGCGCTGGCGCTCGGCTCCGGCGCGGCCTTCCTCGGCCACGTGAACGACGCCTCGTTCTGGATGTTCAAGGAGTACTTCGGACTCTCGGTCGGCGGCACCCTGCGCACCTGGACGGTGGCCCACACGCTGCTCTCGCTGACTTCGCTGGCCGGCGTCCTGGTCCTCAACGCGGCGCTGGGTTAG
- a CDS encoding transposase encodes MSGKSNMSKRYTAEFKRDAIALVRSSPHRNVTDIARELGVSPEGLRGWVKQAKVDRGEGAPGALTTAEKDELQRLRRENREQQQTIEILKKAAAFFAKETMK; translated from the coding sequence GTGAGTGGCAAGAGCAACATGAGCAAGCGGTACACGGCGGAGTTCAAGCGGGACGCGATCGCGCTCGTCCGGTCCTCGCCCCATCGGAACGTCACCGATATCGCCCGGGAGCTGGGCGTGAGTCCGGAGGGGCTTCGCGGCTGGGTGAAACAGGCGAAGGTCGACCGCGGCGAGGGGGCGCCAGGCGCGCTGACGACGGCGGAGAAGGACGAGCTCCAGCGGCTGCGCAGGGAGAACCGGGAACAGCAGCAGACGATCGAGATCTTGAAAAAAGCCGCGGCCTTCTTCGCGAAGGAGACGATGAAGTAG
- a CDS encoding class I SAM-dependent methyltransferase gives MAGTADRNTGVEGVAGGVGVTALLVAAARAIETHRHDALAQDVFAEHFVRSAPASAGWPVRIQQVPDGDANPLWGRFARYFGLRTRVLDDFLLRSVHAGARQVVLLGAGLDTRAFRLDWPPGCVVFEIDRAGVLAFKHQVLERQAATPKAARVPIPTDLRADWVTALTDAGFDPAAPSVWLAEGLLFYLPNAVETELIDTVDRLTSAGSALAFEVKLDKDLLEYRDSPLYTSTKDQIGIDLLDLFVSEPRPDSAGDLTRKGWSTSVHTPFDFTRRHGRGPLPEQNDALAGNRWVFANKPRP, from the coding sequence ATGGCCGGCACAGCGGATCGGAACACCGGCGTGGAAGGCGTGGCAGGGGGTGTCGGTGTGACCGCCCTGCTGGTCGCCGCGGCGCGGGCGATCGAGACCCACCGCCACGACGCCCTGGCACAGGACGTCTTCGCGGAGCACTTCGTACGGTCCGCACCGGCGTCCGCGGGCTGGCCGGTCCGGATCCAGCAGGTGCCGGACGGGGACGCGAACCCGCTCTGGGGCCGGTTCGCGCGCTACTTCGGCCTGCGGACCAGGGTCCTGGACGACTTCCTGCTCCGGTCGGTGCACGCGGGCGCCCGCCAAGTGGTGCTGCTCGGGGCGGGGTTGGACACGCGGGCGTTCCGGCTCGACTGGCCGCCCGGCTGCGTGGTCTTCGAGATCGACCGGGCAGGCGTGCTGGCCTTCAAGCACCAGGTGCTCGAACGCCAGGCGGCCACCCCGAAGGCGGCGCGGGTACCGATCCCGACCGATCTGCGCGCCGACTGGGTCACGGCGCTGACCGACGCCGGCTTCGACCCGGCCGCACCGAGCGTCTGGCTGGCCGAGGGGCTGCTGTTCTACCTGCCCAACGCCGTCGAGACCGAACTCATCGACACGGTGGACCGGTTGACCTCGGCAGGGAGCGCGCTGGCGTTCGAGGTCAAGCTCGACAAGGACCTGCTGGAGTACCGCGACAGCCCGCTCTACACCTCGACGAAGGACCAGATCGGCATCGACCTGCTCGACCTGTTCGTCTCGGAGCCGCGGCCCGACTCCGCGGGTGATCTGACGCGCAAGGGCTGGTCCACCTCGGTGCACACCCCCTTCGACTTCACCCGCCGGCACGGACGCGGCCCGCTGCCCGAGCAGAACGACGCGCTGGCCGGCAACCGGTGGGTGTTCGCCAACAAGCCCCGGCCATAA
- a CDS encoding PAS domain-containing protein, protein MFRRVFGRRPRLATQTLLAQVTVLCVVLGGGFALTAQVLRDSAEQNYEQRALAVARATAEDPVVVDRIAAGSDPGGEVQQVAQAVMRRTGLLFVVVTDDHGIRYSHPDPALLGKEVSTAPTALDGRESVAIQRGTLGDSARAKVPLRTADGRVVGEVSTGVRLSTALGAAAPLIREEGAFAGGALLVGVAAAALLTRRLKRQTLGLEPVDLADLLREQQAVLRGLGDGVLAVDQDGRVTVCNAAAARLLGSPLAPGTRLAAAGLPPTLERILTEHQ, encoded by the coding sequence ATGTTCCGACGTGTGTTCGGCCGCCGGCCCCGTCTCGCCACCCAGACCCTGCTCGCCCAGGTGACGGTGCTCTGCGTGGTGCTCGGCGGCGGCTTCGCACTGACCGCGCAGGTGCTGCGTGACTCCGCCGAGCAGAACTACGAGCAGCGGGCGCTCGCGGTGGCCCGCGCCACCGCCGAGGACCCGGTGGTGGTGGACCGGATCGCGGCCGGCTCCGATCCGGGTGGCGAGGTTCAGCAGGTGGCCCAGGCCGTCATGCGCCGCACCGGGCTGCTCTTCGTGGTGGTCACCGACGACCACGGCATCCGCTACTCGCACCCCGACCCGGCGCTGCTGGGCAAGGAGGTCAGCACCGCGCCGACCGCGCTGGACGGGCGCGAGTCGGTCGCCATCCAGCGCGGCACGCTGGGCGATTCGGCCCGGGCCAAGGTGCCGCTGCGCACGGCGGACGGCCGGGTGGTCGGCGAGGTCAGCACCGGGGTGCGGCTGAGCACCGCGCTGGGCGCCGCCGCGCCGCTGATCCGCGAGGAGGGCGCGTTCGCCGGCGGCGCGCTGCTGGTGGGAGTCGCGGCGGCGGCGCTGCTCACCCGGCGGCTGAAGCGCCAGACCCTCGGCCTCGAACCGGTGGACCTCGCCGATCTGCTGCGCGAGCAGCAGGCCGTGCTGCGCGGGCTGGGCGACGGCGTGCTGGCGGTGGACCAGGACGGCCGGGTGACGGTGTGCAACGCGGCGGCCGCCCGGCTGCTCGGCAGCCCGCTGGCACCGGGCACCCGGCTCGCCGCGGCGGGCCTGCCGCCCACCCTGGAAAGGATTCTGACGGAGCATCAGTAA
- a CDS encoding sensor histidine kinase: MLVVGDRVLVVTAQPVRRGERNLGHVLTLRDRTELDELARERSALRALSDALRAQAHEYTNRLHTLAGLLDTGAAVEARDYLRELAAAPLATEGRDGARLADPYLRGLLAAKAATASEHGVALRLDEDSHLPRRLTEPLDVVSVVGNLLDNAVKAAESGERRPAWVELSVLAEGGTLHVAVLDSGDGVAEQDAERLFRSGFTTRAAEDRSGHGLGLTLARQLVRRHGGELRLALARGDGHGAVFVARLPGVLEQPADDLLVPDPADRPVTGELLGGER; the protein is encoded by the coding sequence GTGCTGGTGGTCGGCGACCGGGTGCTGGTGGTGACCGCGCAGCCGGTACGGCGCGGCGAGCGCAACCTCGGTCACGTGCTGACCCTGCGGGACCGCACCGAGCTGGACGAACTGGCCCGCGAGCGCTCGGCGTTGCGGGCGCTGTCGGATGCGCTGCGGGCCCAGGCGCACGAGTACACCAACCGGCTGCACACCCTGGCCGGACTGCTGGACACCGGCGCCGCCGTCGAGGCCCGCGACTACCTGCGCGAGCTGGCCGCCGCGCCGCTGGCCACCGAGGGCCGGGACGGCGCCCGGCTGGCCGACCCCTACCTGCGCGGGCTGCTGGCGGCCAAGGCGGCGACCGCCTCGGAGCACGGGGTGGCGCTGCGGCTGGACGAGGACTCGCACCTGCCGCGCCGGCTGACCGAACCGCTGGACGTGGTGAGCGTGGTCGGCAACCTGCTGGACAACGCGGTCAAGGCCGCCGAGAGCGGCGAACGGCGGCCGGCCTGGGTGGAGTTGAGCGTGCTGGCCGAGGGCGGCACGCTGCATGTGGCGGTGCTGGACAGCGGCGACGGGGTGGCCGAGCAGGACGCCGAGCGGCTGTTCCGCAGCGGCTTCACCACCCGGGCCGCCGAGGACCGCAGCGGCCACGGCCTCGGCCTCACGCTGGCCCGCCAGTTGGTCCGACGGCACGGTGGTGAGCTGCGGCTGGCGCTGGCCCGCGGGGACGGCCACGGCGCGGTCTTCGTGGCCCGGCTGCCCGGCGTGCTGGAGCAGCCGGCCGACGACCTGCTCGTCCCCGATCCGGCCGACCGGCCGGTGACCGGCGAACTCCTGGGAGGAGAGCGGTGA
- a CDS encoding alcohol dehydrogenase catalytic domain-containing protein, translated as MRFGAAVLRSYRSRFAVEEVVLNAGPADGEVLVRIAGCGMCRTDLAVRHSAGRSPLPAVLGHEGAGVVVGTGGPDTGLSVGDHVVLSFDSCGQCRNCLGAAPAYCDSFASLNLFGGREEHAARFTDAAGGELAPRWFGQSSFAEYAMVPARNAVRVDPALPIELLGPLGCGFLTGAGAVFTSFGVGPGDTVAVFGAGAVGLAAVLAATAAGAVTVAVDRHPERLALAERFGAIALRAGSADLADRIQRLTDGGAQFALDTTGSAQLINDALRALRPKGHLGLVARLHTALPLEVGALDRGRRISHICEGDAVPGLLIPRLTALWQAGRFPFDQLIRTYPLADINEAERDCEAGRVVKPVLVP; from the coding sequence ATGAGGTTCGGCGCGGCGGTCCTGCGCTCGTACCGGAGCCGGTTCGCCGTCGAGGAGGTGGTCCTGAACGCGGGTCCGGCCGACGGCGAGGTCCTGGTCAGGATCGCGGGCTGCGGGATGTGCCGGACCGATCTCGCGGTCCGGCACTCGGCGGGCCGCTCGCCGCTGCCGGCGGTGCTCGGCCACGAGGGGGCCGGGGTCGTGGTGGGGACGGGCGGCCCGGACACCGGCCTGAGCGTCGGCGACCACGTGGTGCTGAGCTTCGACTCCTGCGGGCAGTGCCGCAACTGCCTGGGCGCGGCCCCCGCCTACTGCGACTCCTTCGCCTCGCTCAACCTCTTCGGCGGGCGCGAGGAGCACGCGGCGCGGTTCACCGACGCGGCCGGGGGTGAACTGGCCCCCCGGTGGTTCGGCCAGTCCTCGTTCGCCGAGTACGCGATGGTCCCGGCCCGCAACGCCGTCCGGGTCGACCCCGCGCTGCCGATCGAACTGCTCGGACCGCTCGGCTGCGGCTTCCTCACCGGCGCCGGAGCGGTCTTCACCTCCTTCGGCGTCGGCCCCGGTGACACCGTCGCGGTCTTCGGCGCGGGAGCGGTGGGATTGGCCGCGGTGCTGGCGGCCACCGCCGCCGGGGCGGTGACCGTGGCCGTCGACCGGCACCCCGAACGGCTGGCCCTCGCCGAGCGGTTCGGCGCGATCGCGCTGCGCGCCGGCTCGGCCGACCTGGCCGACCGCATCCAGCGGTTGACCGACGGCGGCGCGCAGTTCGCGCTGGACACCACGGGCTCCGCGCAGCTGATCAACGACGCGCTGCGGGCGCTGCGCCCCAAGGGCCACCTCGGCCTGGTGGCACGGCTGCACACCGCGCTGCCGCTCGAGGTGGGCGCCCTGGACCGGGGCCGGAGGATCTCCCACATCTGCGAGGGGGACGCGGTGCCCGGGCTGCTGATCCCGCGGCTGACCGCACTGTGGCAGGCCGGGCGGTTCCCCTTCGACCAGTTGATCCGCACGTACCCGCTCGCCGACATCAACGAGGCCGAACGCGACTGCGAAGCGGGCCGGGTGGTCAAACCCGTGCTGGTGCCGTAG
- a CDS encoding IS3 family transposase, producing MCRFIDAERAAEDRPDGFSVALLCRVLKLPRTSYYAWLASRPAAAERQRAEDELAQEIREIHASSRGAYGVPRVHAALRRTGRAINRKKVERIMRERDIRGITRRRRRHLTKQDTKAAPAPDLIGRDFTAKRPGTKLVGDITYLPTIEGWWYLATVIDLATREVIGYAMADHHRAELVTDALKMAAGRGGLKPGCIMHTDRGSEYTSSEFRQEIRKLNLRQSMGRTGICYDNAAAESFFGLLKAEIGTTVWDSREAARADVFRFIEVEYNRTRLRRHPEFGYLTPLETRARLQHDFTPAA from the coding sequence TTGTGCCGCTTCATCGACGCGGAGAGGGCTGCCGAGGACAGACCTGACGGCTTCAGTGTCGCGCTGTTGTGCCGGGTTCTGAAGCTCCCGCGCACCAGCTACTACGCCTGGCTCGCCAGTCGGCCGGCCGCCGCCGAGCGGCAGCGGGCAGAAGACGAACTGGCCCAGGAGATAAGGGAGATCCACGCCTCCTCGCGCGGAGCCTACGGCGTCCCGCGCGTGCACGCCGCACTGCGGCGGACGGGCCGTGCGATCAACCGGAAGAAGGTCGAGCGGATCATGCGCGAGCGCGACATCCGGGGTATCACCCGCCGCAGGCGCCGCCACCTGACGAAACAGGACACCAAGGCCGCCCCGGCCCCCGACCTGATCGGCCGCGACTTCACCGCGAAGCGGCCCGGTACGAAGCTCGTCGGCGACATCACATATCTGCCCACGATCGAGGGCTGGTGGTATCTGGCCACGGTCATCGACCTGGCGACCCGCGAGGTGATCGGGTACGCGATGGCCGACCACCACCGCGCCGAACTGGTCACCGACGCCCTGAAAATGGCCGCCGGCCGGGGCGGCCTGAAGCCGGGCTGCATCATGCACACCGACCGCGGCAGCGAGTATACGAGTAGCGAATTCCGCCAGGAGATAAGGAAGTTGAACCTGAGACAGAGTATGGGGCGAACCGGCATATGTTACGATAACGCCGCAGCCGAGAGCTTCTTCGGCTTGCTGAAAGCGGAGATCGGCACCACCGTCTGGGACAGCCGGGAAGCGGCCCGAGCCGACGTCTTCCGCTTCATCGAAGTCGAATACAACCGCACCAGGCTCCGCAGGCACCCCGAGTTCGGGTACCTCACCCCACTCGAAACCCGAGCCAGGCTGCAGCACGACTTCACCCCCGCAGCGTAA
- a CDS encoding VOC family protein yields MSSGITVILYHVKDLDRAKALFGKFLGVEPSTDTPYYVGYELGGQQIGLVPDAHQHGQAGPVCFRDVPDIAAAHQALLAAGAESHAEPHDVGGGLLVASVKDADGNVIGLRQQP; encoded by the coding sequence ATGAGCAGTGGCATCACCGTGATCCTCTACCACGTCAAGGACCTGGACCGGGCCAAGGCGCTGTTCGGCAAGTTCCTCGGCGTCGAGCCGTCGACGGACACGCCGTACTACGTCGGCTACGAGCTCGGCGGTCAGCAGATCGGCCTCGTCCCCGACGCCCACCAGCACGGCCAGGCCGGCCCGGTCTGCTTCCGCGACGTGCCCGACATCGCCGCCGCCCACCAGGCTCTCCTCGCCGCCGGCGCCGAGTCCCACGCGGAGCCGCACGACGTCGGCGGCGGCCTGCTGGTCGCTTCCGTCAAGGACGCGGACGGCAACGTCATCGGGCTCCGCCAGCAGCCGTGA
- a CDS encoding carboxymuconolactone decarboxylase family protein, whose translation MDTPTNDAETRQERFERGLDMLTRISGEGGQRVVDALADVSPELAHQIIAWGFGEIYRRPGLAPRDRQLVTLGMLTALGGCEPQLDVHVNAALNVGLTAEEIVEALLHAAGYCGFPKALNATFVAKKVFGERGLLPVTTD comes from the coding sequence ATGGACACCCCCACGAACGACGCCGAGACCCGCCAGGAGCGCTTCGAGCGCGGTCTGGACATGCTCACCCGGATCTCCGGCGAGGGCGGGCAGCGGGTGGTCGACGCGCTGGCCGACGTCAGCCCCGAACTCGCCCACCAGATCATCGCGTGGGGCTTCGGCGAGATCTACCGGCGTCCCGGACTGGCGCCGCGTGACCGGCAGTTGGTGACCCTGGGCATGCTCACCGCGCTCGGCGGCTGCGAGCCCCAGCTGGACGTCCACGTCAACGCCGCGCTCAACGTCGGCCTCACTGCGGAGGAGATCGTCGAGGCACTGCTGCACGCCGCCGGCTACTGCGGCTTCCCCAAGGCTCTCAACGCCACCTTCGTCGCCAAGAAGGTCTTCGGCGAGCGCGGCCTGCTACCGGTCACCACCGACTGA
- a CDS encoding aldehyde dehydrogenase family protein, with protein MPIPQPGRAPGNCGEHFAVVDPATGEAFEEAPDQQPQELDAIVGRAHQAWRGWRADPVARATALRAAADAVLAAGPDLAPLLTREQGKPLAESYAEVARTAARLRYFAELDPGSQPITDGRPVRSEIRWRSLGPVAAIVPWNFPLQLASAKFAPALAAGNTMVLKPSPLTPLATRLLASVLASALPADVLTVVTGREPLGARLASHPGIRHVTFTGSIPTGRAVARGAAASLARVTLELGGNDAAILLEDVAVERIADRLFWAAFRNCGQVCMAVKRVYAPARLYSQVVEALAERAKTVVVGAGLDPGTQLGPVNNAPQLARVERCTAQALAAGARAVTGGHRPAGPGYFFAPTILADVPPDSPVVTEEQFGPVLPYRSLDEAVEAANSTGFGLGGSVWGTDLDRAEAVADRLECGTAWINHHAELSLAQPFAGIKESGVGVAGGPWGLYGNLRPFVVHRLEEA; from the coding sequence ATGCCGATACCTCAGCCCGGTCGCGCGCCCGGCAACTGCGGCGAGCACTTCGCCGTCGTCGATCCGGCGACGGGGGAGGCCTTCGAAGAGGCCCCCGACCAGCAGCCGCAGGAGTTGGACGCCATCGTCGGCCGGGCCCACCAGGCCTGGCGCGGCTGGCGGGCCGACCCCGTCGCCCGCGCCACCGCGCTGCGCGCGGCAGCCGACGCCGTGCTGGCGGCCGGGCCCGACCTCGCCCCGCTGCTCACCCGTGAACAGGGCAAGCCGCTGGCCGAGTCGTACGCGGAGGTGGCCCGCACGGCGGCCCGCCTGCGCTACTTCGCCGAGCTGGACCCCGGGTCCCAGCCGATCACGGACGGCCGGCCGGTGCGCAGCGAGATCCGCTGGCGATCGCTGGGGCCCGTCGCCGCGATCGTCCCGTGGAACTTTCCCCTCCAGCTCGCATCCGCGAAGTTCGCGCCCGCGCTGGCGGCAGGCAACACGATGGTGCTCAAGCCCTCGCCGCTCACCCCGCTCGCCACCCGGCTGCTGGCGTCCGTCCTCGCCAGCGCGCTCCCCGCGGACGTCCTGACGGTCGTCACCGGTCGCGAACCCCTCGGCGCCCGCCTCGCCTCCCATCCGGGGATCCGCCATGTGACCTTCACCGGTTCGATCCCCACCGGTCGGGCCGTCGCCCGGGGCGCGGCGGCCTCGCTCGCCCGGGTCACCCTGGAGCTGGGCGGCAACGACGCCGCCATCCTGCTGGAGGACGTGGCGGTGGAGCGGATCGCGGACCGGCTGTTCTGGGCGGCGTTCCGCAACTGCGGGCAGGTCTGCATGGCGGTCAAGCGCGTCTACGCCCCGGCCCGGCTCTACTCCCAGGTGGTCGAGGCCCTCGCGGAGCGCGCGAAGACCGTCGTCGTCGGAGCCGGGCTCGACCCGGGCACGCAGCTGGGGCCGGTCAACAACGCCCCCCAGCTGGCCCGGGTCGAGCGCTGCACGGCCCAGGCTCTGGCGGCCGGCGCCCGGGCCGTGACCGGTGGCCACCGGCCGGCGGGACCGGGCTACTTCTTCGCCCCGACGATCCTGGCCGATGTCCCGCCCGACAGCCCGGTGGTGACGGAGGAGCAGTTCGGTCCGGTGCTGCCGTACCGGAGCCTGGACGAAGCCGTCGAGGCGGCCAACTCCACCGGCTTCGGACTGGGCGGCTCGGTCTGGGGGACCGACCTCGACCGGGCCGAGGCGGTGGCCGACCGGCTGGAGTGCGGGACGGCCTGGATCAACCACCACGCCGAACTCTCCCTCGCCCAGCCCTTCGCGGGCATCAAGGAGAGCGGGGTCGGCGTCGCGGGCGGGCCGTGGGGGCTCTACGGGAACCTGCGGCCGTTCGTCGTGCACCGCCTGGAGGAGGCGTGA
- a CDS encoding response regulator, whose product MIRVLVVDDDYRVAELHARYVAAVDGFTVVGTARSAAEAVAADRELSPDLVLLDQYLPDRLGTELLPQLTGDVLMVTAAADTAQVRAALGGGAVGYLIKPFDAAALTDRLTGYARFRAQLAADRTVDQEQVDRALRALHGTDRGGRPRRPRATPTGELVADAVRRAPGTVTAGELAVRLGISRPTAQRYLADLAADGTVRVELRYGAAGRPEHLYSWNGGPPGGPAGGPAPR is encoded by the coding sequence GTGATCCGCGTTCTGGTGGTGGACGACGACTACCGGGTCGCCGAGCTGCACGCCCGCTACGTGGCGGCGGTGGACGGCTTCACGGTGGTGGGCACCGCGCGGTCGGCGGCCGAGGCGGTGGCGGCGGACCGCGAGCTCTCTCCCGACCTGGTGCTGCTCGACCAGTACCTGCCGGACCGGCTGGGCACCGAGCTGCTGCCCCAACTGACCGGCGACGTCCTGATGGTGACCGCAGCCGCGGACACCGCCCAGGTGCGGGCCGCCCTCGGCGGCGGCGCGGTGGGCTACCTGATCAAGCCGTTCGACGCCGCCGCGTTGACCGACCGGCTGACCGGCTACGCCCGGTTCCGGGCCCAACTCGCCGCCGACCGCACGGTGGACCAGGAGCAGGTGGACCGCGCGCTGCGCGCCCTGCACGGCACGGACCGCGGCGGACGCCCGCGGCGCCCGCGCGCCACGCCCACCGGCGAGTTGGTCGCGGACGCCGTCCGTCGCGCGCCCGGCACCGTCACCGCCGGCGAACTCGCCGTCCGGCTGGGCATCTCCCGCCCCACCGCCCAGCGGTACCTGGCCGACCTGGCCGCCGACGGCACGGTCCGGGTGGAGCTGCGCTACGGCGCCGCCGGCCGACCCGAGCACCTCTACTCCTGGAACGGCGGCCCGCCGGGCGGTCCGGCAGGCGGTCCGGCACCCCGCTGA